In Micromonospora sp. WMMD980, the following are encoded in one genomic region:
- the thiO gene encoding glycine oxidase ThiO has translation MLSGAPSSTESVNRGPLLTEVGVVGAGPVGLAIAWRCAQRGLRVVVHDDRPGSGASRVAAGMLAPVAEAYFGERELTALLVESAARWPGFAAELVAASGVDLGHRTEGTLVVGLTADDLAEAGRLWAYQQGLGLPITPLRPSALRDREPALATRVRGGAVAPGDHQVDPRRLVAALRVAAERAGVVFRPARVGALSEVDARVTVVAAGCGAAALTGLPVRPVKGQVLRLRAPGGGPPGFRHVIRGYADGEPVYLVPRDSGEVVVGATVEERVDTEVTAGGVLRLLRAAVELVPELTEYELVEAVAGLRPGTPDNAPVIGALPGRPGVLAATGHHRHGIVLTPVTADLVTELIVTGEPDPALAPFTPERFAKERLWN, from the coding sequence GTGTTAAGCGGGGCCCCCTCCTCTACCGAAAGCGTTAACCGGGGGCCCCTCCTTACCGAGGTGGGGGTGGTGGGGGCGGGGCCGGTGGGGTTGGCGATCGCGTGGCGGTGCGCGCAGCGCGGGCTGCGGGTGGTGGTCCACGACGACCGCCCTGGTTCGGGCGCGTCGCGCGTCGCCGCCGGCATGCTCGCCCCGGTCGCCGAGGCGTACTTCGGGGAGCGCGAGCTGACCGCGCTGCTCGTCGAGTCGGCGGCCCGCTGGCCCGGCTTCGCCGCCGAACTCGTCGCGGCGAGCGGCGTCGACCTGGGCCACCGCACCGAGGGCACGCTCGTGGTCGGGCTCACCGCCGACGACCTGGCCGAGGCGGGGCGGCTGTGGGCGTACCAGCAGGGGTTGGGGTTGCCGATCACGCCGCTGCGCCCGTCGGCGCTGCGCGACCGCGAGCCGGCGCTCGCCACCCGGGTGCGCGGCGGCGCGGTCGCGCCCGGCGACCACCAGGTCGACCCGCGCCGGCTGGTCGCCGCGCTGCGCGTCGCGGCCGAGCGGGCCGGTGTGGTGTTCCGGCCGGCACGGGTCGGCGCGCTGTCCGAGGTGGACGCCCGGGTCACCGTGGTCGCGGCCGGCTGCGGCGCGGCTGCGCTGACCGGGCTGCCGGTGCGGCCGGTGAAGGGGCAGGTGCTCCGGCTCCGCGCGCCCGGTGGCGGCCCGCCGGGCTTCCGGCACGTGATCCGGGGGTACGCCGACGGCGAGCCGGTCTACCTGGTGCCCCGGGACAGCGGCGAGGTGGTGGTCGGCGCGACCGTCGAGGAACGGGTGGACACCGAGGTCACCGCCGGCGGCGTGCTGCGGCTGCTGCGCGCCGCCGTCGAGCTGGTCCCGGAGCTGACCGAGTACGAGCTGGTGGAGGCGGTCGCCGGGCTGCGCCCGGGGACCCCCGACAACGCGCCGGTGATCGGGGCGCTGCCCGGCCGGCCCGGCGTGCTCGCCGCCACCGGGCACCACCGGCACGGCATCGTGCTCACCCCGGTCACCGCCGACCTGGTCACCGAGCTGATCGTCACCGGCGAGCCGGATCCGGCGCTCGCCCCCTTCACCCCGGAGCGGTTCGCGAAGGAGCGCCTGTGGAACTGA
- the thiS gene encoding sulfur carrier protein ThiS codes for MELIVNGTGRTLPDGVTVAEVVRAVTGQQRGLAVAVNGEVVPRGGWSASVLRDGDRVEVLSAAQGG; via the coding sequence GTGGAACTGATCGTCAACGGCACGGGACGGACCTTGCCCGACGGCGTCACGGTGGCCGAGGTGGTCCGCGCGGTCACCGGGCAGCAGCGTGGCCTGGCGGTCGCGGTCAACGGCGAGGTGGTGCCGCGCGGCGGCTGGTCGGCGAGCGTGTTGCGCGACGGCGACCGGGTCGAGGTGCTCAGCGCCGCGCAGGGCGGGTGA
- a CDS encoding thiazole synthase, translating to MSGMSLEIGGVGFGSRLVLGTGGAANLHVLEAAIRASGTELVTLALRRVDTTPGGTGGLLDLLEHCGVRLLPNTAGCRTAVEAVKTAHLAREAFDTDWVKLEVIGDDRTLLPDGVELLRAAEDLVADGFTVLPYTSDDPVLARRLADVGCAAVMPAGSPIGSGLGIGNPHHIRLVRQAVDVPVILDAGVGTASDAALAMELGCDAVLLASAVTRAADPVAMATAMRHAVEAGHLAYGAGRIPRRDHALPSTPDDGRPDL from the coding sequence GTGAGCGGGATGTCCCTGGAGATCGGCGGAGTCGGGTTCGGTTCCCGGCTGGTCCTGGGCACCGGTGGCGCGGCAAACCTGCACGTGCTGGAGGCGGCGATCCGCGCCTCCGGCACCGAGCTGGTGACGCTCGCGCTGCGCCGGGTGGACACCACACCGGGCGGTACGGGCGGGCTGCTCGACCTGCTGGAGCACTGCGGGGTGCGGCTGCTGCCGAACACCGCGGGCTGCCGGACCGCGGTGGAGGCGGTGAAGACGGCGCACCTGGCCCGGGAGGCGTTCGACACCGACTGGGTGAAGCTGGAGGTGATCGGCGACGATCGCACGCTGCTGCCCGACGGGGTGGAGCTGCTCCGCGCCGCCGAGGACCTGGTGGCCGACGGGTTCACCGTGCTGCCGTACACCTCGGACGATCCGGTGCTCGCGCGCCGGCTGGCCGACGTGGGGTGCGCGGCGGTGATGCCGGCCGGTTCGCCGATCGGGTCCGGCCTGGGCATCGGCAACCCGCACCACATCCGGCTGGTCCGGCAGGCGGTGGACGTGCCGGTGATCCTGGACGCGGGCGTCGGCACCGCCTCCGACGCCGCGCTCGCCATGGAGCTGGGCTGCGACGCGGTGCTGCTGGCCAGCGCCGTCACCCGGGCCGCCGACCCGGTGGCGATGGCCACCGCGATGCGGCACGCGGTCGAGGCCGGCCACCTGGCGTACGGCGCGGGTCGCATCCCCCGCCGCGACCACGCGCTGCCGTCCACTCCCGACGACGGTCGACCGGACCTGTGA
- a CDS encoding thiamine phosphate synthase, translating into MVLLTDRRVARRALVTVVAAAVAGGVRWVVLREKDLPRPERLALAVALRAVLADVDGALIVAGPDPLDGDAVHLPAAGPYPPPRLGLVGRSCHDVAELARLTTEDYATLSPVHLTRTKPGHGPPLGPDGLRELIAVSPVPVLALGGIETPAQVTACVRAGATGVAVLGALMRAENPTDTATTLGRASQEASIASEEGRQ; encoded by the coding sequence TTGGTGCTGCTGACGGATCGGCGGGTGGCTCGGCGAGCGCTGGTGACGGTCGTCGCGGCGGCGGTGGCCGGGGGAGTGCGGTGGGTGGTGCTGCGGGAGAAGGACCTGCCCCGCCCCGAACGCCTCGCCCTCGCCGTCGCGCTGCGCGCGGTGCTCGCCGACGTCGACGGCGCGCTGATCGTGGCCGGGCCCGACCCGCTCGACGGGGACGCCGTGCACCTGCCCGCCGCCGGCCCGTACCCGCCGCCGCGCCTCGGGCTGGTCGGCCGCTCCTGCCACGACGTCGCCGAACTGGCCCGACTCACCACCGAGGACTACGCCACCCTCTCACCGGTCCACCTCACCCGCACCAAACCCGGCCACGGCCCGCCGCTGGGCCCGGACGGGTTGCGCGAGCTGATCGCGGTCAGCCCGGTCCCGGTGCTCGCCCTCGGCGGCATCGAGACCCCGGCCCAGGTCACGGCGTGCGTCCGTGCCGGCGCGACAGGCGTCGCCGTCCTCGGCGCGCTCATGCGGGCCGAGAACCCGACCGACACCGCCACCACGCTTGGCAGAGCCTCTCAGGAGGCGTCCATCGCATCTGAAGAGGGAAGACAGTGA
- the thiD gene encoding bifunctional hydroxymethylpyrimidine kinase/phosphomethylpyrimidine kinase, which translates to MTPTTILTIAGSDSGGGAGIQADLKTFAALGAYGTSVLTAVTAQNTRGVDAVLPLPPQTVRDQLDSVLGDFTVRAVKTGMLGTPAVADAVAEVARAGRLPHLVVDPVLVATSGHRLGVVEAVERLLPYAEVTTPNRAEAAALTGGPVGTVEEMVAAAEALAARGPAFVVVTGGDVDAAGESVDVLAGGGTTRLLRAPRVGTRHNHGTGCSFAAAVAVRLAAGDSAPVAVAAAKEYVTRALTGARSWALGAGHGPLDHFGWSA; encoded by the coding sequence GTGACGCCGACGACCATCCTCACCATCGCCGGCTCCGACTCCGGCGGCGGTGCCGGCATCCAGGCCGACCTCAAGACGTTCGCGGCGCTCGGGGCGTACGGGACCAGCGTGCTCACGGCCGTCACCGCGCAGAACACCAGGGGCGTGGACGCGGTCCTGCCGTTGCCGCCGCAGACCGTGCGCGACCAGCTCGACAGCGTGCTCGGCGACTTCACCGTCCGGGCGGTGAAGACCGGGATGCTCGGCACCCCGGCGGTCGCCGACGCGGTGGCCGAGGTGGCCCGGGCCGGCCGGCTGCCGCACCTGGTCGTCGACCCGGTGCTGGTCGCCACCAGCGGGCACCGGCTCGGCGTGGTGGAGGCGGTCGAACGGCTGCTCCCGTACGCCGAGGTGACGACGCCGAACCGCGCGGAGGCGGCGGCCCTCACCGGAGGCCCGGTGGGCACGGTCGAGGAGATGGTCGCGGCGGCCGAGGCGCTGGCCGCGCGGGGACCGGCGTTCGTGGTGGTCACCGGTGGCGACGTGGACGCGGCGGGCGAGTCGGTGGACGTGCTCGCCGGCGGCGGGACGACCCGGCTGCTGCGCGCGCCCCGGGTGGGCACCCGGCACAACCACGGCACCGGCTGCTCGTTCGCGGCGGCCGTCGCGGTCCGGCTGGCCGCCGGCGACTCGGCGCCGGTCGCGGTGGCCGCCGCCAAGGAGTACGTGACCCGCGCGCTGACCGGCGCGCGGAGCTGGGCGTTGGGCGCGGGGCACGGCCCGCTGGACCACTTCGGCTGGTCCGCTTGA
- the thiC gene encoding phosphomethylpyrimidine synthase ThiC, translated as MQARRKVYVEGTRPDVRVPFAEVTLAGDNPPVRLYDTSGPGSDPEVGLPALRGPWIAERGDVAPVRGAGTPLAGTRPTQLAYARAGTVTPEMEFVAIREGVAPEFVRDEIAAGRAVLPLNVNHPECEPAIIGRAFLVKVNANIGTSAVTSSVADEVEKLTWATRWGADTVMDLSTGKRIHETREAIVRNAPVPIGTVPIYQALEKVGGDPVKLSWEVFRETVIEQAEQGVDYMTVHAGVLLPYVPLAVDRVTGIVSRGGSIMAAWCLAHHEENFLYTHFAELCEILARYDVTFSLGDGLRPGSIADANDEAQFAELRTLGELTTVAWEHDVQVMIEGPGHVPLHKIKENVDLQQEWCHEAPFYTLGPLTTDIAPAYDHITSAIGAAMIGMFGTAMLCYVTPKEHLGLPDRDDVKAGVIAYKIAAHAADLAKGHPGAQAWDDALSKARFEFRWEDQFNLALDPETARAYHDATLPAEPAKTAHFCSMCGPKFCSMKITQELKDYAARGMRGKSEEFVAAGSRVYLPLA; from the coding sequence ATGCAGGCACGGCGCAAGGTGTACGTGGAGGGGACCCGGCCGGACGTCCGGGTGCCGTTCGCCGAGGTGACGCTGGCCGGGGACAACCCCCCGGTGCGGCTCTACGACACCTCCGGCCCCGGCTCCGACCCGGAGGTGGGGCTGCCCGCGCTGCGCGGGCCGTGGATCGCCGAGCGGGGCGACGTCGCGCCGGTCCGGGGCGCCGGCACGCCGCTGGCGGGGACCCGTCCCACCCAGCTCGCCTACGCGCGGGCCGGGACCGTCACCCCGGAGATGGAGTTCGTGGCGATCCGGGAGGGGGTGGCGCCGGAGTTCGTCCGGGACGAGATCGCCGCCGGCCGGGCGGTGCTGCCGCTCAACGTCAACCACCCGGAGTGCGAACCGGCGATCATCGGTAGGGCGTTCCTGGTCAAGGTCAACGCCAACATCGGCACCTCGGCGGTGACGTCGTCGGTGGCCGACGAGGTGGAGAAGTTGACCTGGGCCACCCGGTGGGGCGCGGACACCGTGATGGACCTGTCCACCGGGAAGCGGATCCACGAGACCCGCGAGGCGATCGTGCGCAACGCGCCGGTGCCGATCGGGACCGTGCCGATCTACCAGGCCCTGGAGAAGGTCGGTGGCGACCCGGTGAAGTTGAGCTGGGAGGTGTTCCGCGAGACGGTGATCGAGCAGGCCGAGCAGGGCGTCGACTACATGACGGTGCATGCCGGAGTGCTGCTGCCGTACGTGCCGCTGGCGGTGGACCGGGTGACCGGGATCGTCTCCCGGGGCGGTTCGATCATGGCGGCCTGGTGCCTGGCGCACCACGAGGAGAACTTCCTCTACACGCACTTCGCCGAGTTGTGCGAGATCCTCGCCCGCTACGACGTGACGTTCTCGCTCGGTGACGGGCTGCGCCCCGGGTCGATCGCGGACGCCAACGACGAGGCCCAGTTCGCCGAGTTGCGGACGTTGGGCGAGCTGACCACGGTGGCCTGGGAGCACGACGTCCAGGTGATGATCGAGGGACCGGGGCACGTGCCGTTGCACAAGATCAAGGAGAACGTGGACCTCCAGCAGGAGTGGTGTCACGAGGCGCCGTTCTACACGCTCGGCCCGCTGACCACCGACATCGCGCCCGCGTACGACCACATCACCTCCGCGATCGGGGCCGCGATGATCGGCATGTTCGGCACCGCGATGCTCTGCTACGTCACGCCGAAGGAGCACCTCGGGCTGCCGGACCGGGACGACGTGAAGGCGGGCGTGATCGCCTACAAGATCGCCGCGCACGCGGCCGACCTGGCCAAGGGACACCCCGGCGCGCAGGCCTGGGACGACGCGCTGTCGAAGGCCCGGTTCGAGTTCCGCTGGGAGGATCAGTTCAACCTGGCGTTGGATCCGGAGACGGCGCGGGCGTACCACGACGCGACGCTGCCGGCCGAGCCGGCGAAGACGGCGCACTTCTGCTCGATGTGCGGGCCGAAGTTCTGCTCCATGAAGATCACCCAGGAGTTGAAGGACTACGCGGCGCGGGGCATGCGCGGCAAGTCCGAGGAGTTCGTCGCCGCCGGTTCCCGGGTCTACCTGCCGCTGGCCTGA